One window of Methanobacterium formicicum genomic DNA carries:
- a CDS encoding DUF3792 family protein: MVDKKQSFKTKYLDKGFNFTSIITGIIITFVICFFISLITYTIIPSTNLSILEINLINTIEVIGVSVIGGFIATYIGKEKQLLNGICVGLGIILISIISHVYLIIQGHSNLDSSSPIITLFATLGYILAPTLGSYLAIRAT; this comes from the coding sequence ATGGTAGATAAAAAACAATCTTTTAAAACTAAATATTTGGATAAAGGATTTAATTTCACTTCCATCATTACCGGAATCATTATCACATTTGTTATTTGTTTTTTCATATCTTTGATAACTTACACAATTATTCCTTCAACCAACTTAAGCATATTAGAAATTAATCTAATTAATACAATTGAAGTTATTGGAGTTTCAGTTATTGGAGGATTTATAGCTACATACATTGGAAAAGAAAAACAATTACTAAATGGAATCTGTGTAGGGTTAGGAATTATTCTTATTTCAATCATATCCCATGTGTATTTAATTATTCAAGGCCATTCAAATCTCGACTCATCCAGCCCGATCATTACCCTATTTGCAACTTTAGGATATATTTTAGCTCCAACTTTAGGTAGCTACCTCGCAATCAGAGCAACTTAA
- a CDS encoding DUF5518 domain-containing protein, which yields MENINWKAVLAGSATAIVLGVLSSFLLMLSPIYSYGIYVGFLIGALLTGYMVGGTYVEGAKHGIVMGIITAIILGGVSMIFDLIFPREAPASIVIMGEMYALIITLIVCSAVGSILGGIGAEIKGYKFNMGKVGGEKIKVNWKAVIAGFGVTFLIALFTGLYLPKMGLIAPVIGGFIALYLVEVIYINGIFYGGLPTSIAGLISAPLVVFLSPNQTNIQVANLNISPETITAISYILGTISGFILFLFIGTICGIIAVAVQKKTNKKGVYILIAAVVIVLVFILANVIRVGAVLSTFGPA from the coding sequence ATGGAAAATATTAATTGGAAAGCAGTACTGGCAGGTTCTGCTACCGCAATAGTTTTAGGTGTTTTATCTTCGTTTTTATTGATGTTATCTCCAATTTATTCCTATGGAATATACGTTGGATTCCTAATCGGTGCTCTATTAACCGGTTATATGGTCGGAGGAACTTATGTGGAAGGAGCAAAACACGGGATAGTGATGGGCATCATCACTGCCATAATATTAGGGGGAGTTTCAATGATCTTTGATTTAATTTTTCCCCGTGAGGCTCCAGCAAGCATAGTTATTATGGGAGAGATGTATGCACTCATTATTACATTAATCGTGTGTTCCGCTGTGGGCTCAATTTTAGGAGGTATTGGGGCAGAAATAAAAGGTTACAAATTTAATATGGGCAAAGTAGGTGGGGAAAAAATAAAGGTGAATTGGAAGGCGGTTATTGCTGGATTTGGGGTTACATTTTTAATAGCTCTATTTACTGGATTGTATTTACCAAAAATGGGTTTAATAGCACCAGTAATCGGTGGATTCATTGCGCTTTATCTTGTGGAAGTGATTTATATTAATGGAATCTTCTACGGAGGACTGCCAACAAGCATAGCGGGACTTATATCCGCCCCATTGGTCGTTTTCTTATCACCAAATCAAACAAACATTCAAGTGGCTAATTTAAACATATCACCAGAAACAATCACTGCTATTTCATACATATTGGGAACAATTTCAGGTTTCATACTATTTCTGTTCATTGGTACAATCTGTGGAATCATCGCAGTGGCTGTGCAAAAAAAGACCAATAAAAAAGGAGTATACATATTAATAGCAGCTGTTGTAATTGTTCTTGTGTTTATTTTAGCAAATGTAATTCGTGTGGGTGCGGTTCTAAGTACTTTTGGGCCAGCTTAA
- a CDS encoding DUF2188 domain-containing protein: MPKKNIHIVKGEKGWDVKREGAPKASKNFDTKAEAQKYANKQGQKDKVEVIPHKKDGKFQKTGRSSFGNDPCPPKDEK, from the coding sequence TTGCCTAAAAAAAATATTCACATTGTCAAAGGTGAAAAAGGTTGGGATGTTAAAAGAGAAGGAGCACCAAAAGCCTCGAAAAATTTTGATACAAAGGCTGAAGCACAAAAATATGCAAACAAACAAGGTCAAAAAGACAAAGTTGAAGTAATACCTCACAAAAAAGATGGAAAATTCCAAAAAACAGGACGTAGTAGTTTCGGTAATGATCCCTGCCCTCCCAAGGATGAGAAATAG
- a CDS encoding TRAM domain-containing protein: protein MFGSSYGRDERENSAPINEGEEYDVKIEDLGRDGDGITRIEGFVVFVSGAKVGDEVKIRINSVRRNFGFAEVVE, encoded by the coding sequence ATGTTTGGAAGTAGTTACGGAAGAGATGAAAGGGAAAATTCTGCCCCTATTAACGAAGGGGAAGAATACGATGTTAAAATTGAAGATTTAGGTAGAGATGGCGACGGCATTACCCGTATTGAAGGGTTTGTTGTCTTTGTTTCTGGAGCTAAAGTCGGTGACGAAGTTAAAATCAGAATCAACTCCGTCCGCAGGAACTTTGGTTTCGCTGAAGTAGTAGAATAA
- a CDS encoding DUF11 domain-containing protein codes for MIITLISGKTGLKLILTSFILLVSLSMVSAAESDNQWPQQAYDNQKTGQSPYLSSQNDAIKWNYSSANNSVFEGKSVLFASTPLVGSDGTVYISYDDVGDTQYDIYRLVALNSNGTLKWTYTFSEPEKSIITHTPILGPDGTIYVPLKSNGDMSYYQGTIMALKDCGTEAKCTWEYILPLELRDPPTGSSPIQSPVIGSDGTIYLGARMNIDDGRLVIFALNSNGTQKWNYTVMDGDSSSLVGSISLSKEGYIYFNALVRQYLDYYSVFYALKDIQSSAICKWTYTIRDERSIFPVGYPTIGPDGTIYVGFEKLISPGSWNSYLYAFEDKDSYVMLKWIISEFDRIMAPPAISSNGTVYLGASDLVSKERNLYSFIDLGSAASLVWKYPINNLESSPIIGADGTIYVLSALSPMHAINPNGTLKWTSNIPSSTKPAIAKDGTLYGGGTFVDGSPELEIYTSIIYAFMAPASDIYLLTSINNPNPTLGDIVTATLKLGNNGPNVAYQTILKFTIPEGMQFINTWADNGSIYYDPATRTVIWNLGDVPVGDPYAYVQFMVERIGNFIITPEISTASFNPNLNQKIQALFLTVHAPDKIKTVDASKTVGMKNTGMPSSAIIMALLIVLGSFLWAKNSSRMDL; via the coding sequence ATGATTATAACTTTAATATCTGGCAAAACCGGGTTAAAACTAATTTTAACATCATTTATTCTTTTAGTATCTCTTTCAATGGTTAGCGCAGCCGAATCAGATAACCAATGGCCGCAACAGGCTTATGATAATCAAAAAACCGGCCAATCACCTTACCTATCTTCTCAGAACGACGCAATAAAGTGGAATTATTCATCGGCCAATAACTCTGTTTTTGAAGGTAAAAGTGTGTTATTTGCATCTACACCACTCGTTGGTTCTGATGGCACAGTATATATTTCCTACGATGACGTTGGTGATACCCAGTATGATATTTACCGCTTAGTTGCCCTGAATTCCAATGGAACTTTGAAATGGACTTATACATTCTCAGAACCTGAAAAATCAATCATAACACATACTCCCATCCTGGGTCCGGATGGAACTATTTATGTGCCCCTAAAATCCAATGGAGATATGTCTTACTACCAGGGAACTATAATGGCCCTGAAAGATTGCGGAACCGAAGCAAAATGCACGTGGGAATACATTTTACCTTTAGAGCTTCGCGATCCTCCCACTGGCTCGTCTCCCATCCAATCACCAGTAATAGGTTCTGATGGAACCATCTACCTCGGTGCTAGAATGAATATTGATGATGGCAGGTTGGTTATTTTTGCACTTAATTCCAATGGTACGCAGAAATGGAATTACACTGTTATGGATGGAGATAGCAGCAGCCTGGTGGGTTCAATAAGTTTATCCAAAGAAGGTTATATTTATTTTAACGCGCTTGTACGCCAATATTTAGATTATTATTCTGTCTTCTATGCCTTGAAAGACATACAATCTAGTGCCATTTGTAAATGGACCTACACAATCAGGGATGAAAGGTCCATTTTCCCGGTAGGATACCCCACCATTGGCCCGGATGGCACTATTTATGTGGGATTTGAAAAGTTGATTTCACCTGGCTCCTGGAATTCTTACCTTTATGCCTTTGAAGATAAGGACAGTTACGTGATGTTGAAATGGATTATAAGTGAATTTGATCGAATAATGGCTCCTCCGGCCATATCTTCAAATGGAACTGTATACTTAGGTGCATCTGATTTAGTTTCAAAAGAGAGAAATTTATATTCATTTATAGATTTAGGGAGTGCAGCTTCATTAGTATGGAAATATCCCATTAATAACCTAGAGTCATCCCCCATAATTGGAGCTGATGGCACCATATATGTTCTGTCTGCCCTGTCCCCCATGCATGCTATAAACCCCAATGGAACTTTAAAATGGACTTCTAATATACCATCATCAACTAAACCAGCCATAGCAAAAGATGGAACCCTATATGGCGGAGGTACATTTGTTGATGGTTCCCCAGAACTGGAAATATACACCTCAATAATTTATGCTTTTATGGCTCCAGCTTCAGATATTTACCTATTAACATCAATAAATAATCCAAATCCCACATTAGGTGATATAGTAACAGCTACATTGAAATTGGGAAATAATGGACCCAACGTTGCCTATCAAACCATTTTGAAGTTTACAATCCCTGAAGGCATGCAATTTATAAATACCTGGGCAGATAACGGTAGCATCTATTACGATCCTGCTACCCGGACGGTTATCTGGAATCTGGGAGATGTTCCAGTGGGTGACCCCTATGCTTATGTTCAATTTATGGTAGAACGTATTGGAAACTTTATTATAACTCCAGAAATAAGCACTGCCAGCTTTAACCCCAATTTAAATCAAAAAATACAGGCCCTATTCCTTACAGTTCATGCCCCAGATAAAATTAAAACTGTAGATGCCAGTAAAACTGTGGGGATGAAAAATACAGGCATGCCCTCCTCCGCGATTATCATGGCTCTTTTAATAGTCCTAGGGAGTTTTTTATGGGCAAAAAATAGTTCTAGAATGGATTTATAA
- a CDS encoding HXXEE domain-containing protein has product MDLTILWLVPVAYFIHILEESPRFVPWAIKYIGAPETFGQFVIGNVIFMAYVIIATSLAIFYPSELTLVIGLSSAAWIFSNFLIHAYYTLRTGEYSPGVVTASAIYVPVSLYIYYNFLVSGMLNNLDLVLSIIIGFAVMYVNHDTKKEKRKKIGKPTFHT; this is encoded by the coding sequence ATGGACTTAACAATTTTATGGCTGGTACCGGTAGCATATTTTATACATATCTTAGAAGAATCACCACGTTTCGTTCCGTGGGCCATTAAATACATTGGTGCACCTGAAACCTTCGGCCAGTTCGTTATTGGAAATGTTATTTTCATGGCTTACGTTATCATAGCCACATCACTTGCAATCTTTTATCCCAGCGAATTAACCCTGGTTATCGGATTATCCTCCGCTGCATGGATATTTTCAAACTTCTTGATCCATGCATACTACACCCTACGCACTGGTGAATATTCTCCAGGGGTTGTGACTGCCAGTGCAATATATGTTCCCGTTTCATTGTATATTTACTACAACTTTTTAGTATCTGGAATGTTAAACAACCTAGACCTAGTATTGTCCATAATCATAGGTTTTGCAGTGATGTATGTCAACCATGATACAAAAAAAGAGAAAAGGAAAAAGATAGGAAAACCTACTTTTCACACTTAA
- a CDS encoding deoxyhypusine synthase produces the protein MKINHMKIDPGMTTLQLIEEMGKSGVLGAGRMYRATELLAEVISDEETTVFLSIAGPMVPGGLRKIIRDLIADGHVDVVITSGANLTHDLLETFGGSHYREHDETDEELCQMGMGRIGDVYTKAQDFEVFEKKISTLLEEIAQKNNQLNIREFITEIGNSIQDPESIICTAAEKNVPIYAPGLIDSMLGLQLWMFTQENQLTLDAPGDMHELSDIVYSSKKVATVILGGGLPKHYALASNILTGGVDAAIQVTLDRSEAGSLGGAPLEEAKSWAKAKCGSKLVTVIGDATIIFPLMVAGAREKLDK, from the coding sequence TTGAAGATTAATCATATGAAAATAGACCCTGGAATGACCACCCTCCAATTAATTGAGGAAATGGGTAAAAGTGGGGTTCTAGGGGCTGGCCGAATGTACAGGGCCACCGAACTCCTGGCAGAAGTAATCAGTGACGAGGAAACCACGGTTTTCCTGAGCATTGCCGGCCCCATGGTCCCCGGAGGCCTCCGGAAGATCATCCGGGACTTGATAGCAGATGGCCACGTGGACGTGGTTATCACCAGTGGAGCCAACCTCACCCACGATCTTTTGGAAACATTTGGTGGTTCACACTACCGGGAACACGATGAAACTGATGAAGAACTCTGCCAGATGGGCATGGGCCGTATCGGTGATGTTTACACCAAAGCCCAGGACTTCGAGGTCTTCGAAAAAAAGATAAGCACCCTCCTGGAGGAAATTGCCCAAAAAAACAATCAACTCAATATCCGGGAGTTTATAACCGAGATAGGAAACTCTATCCAGGACCCGGAATCCATAATCTGCACTGCAGCGGAAAAAAATGTCCCTATCTATGCACCCGGCCTCATTGACAGCATGCTGGGCCTGCAACTGTGGATGTTCACCCAGGAAAACCAGCTAACCCTGGATGCACCCGGAGACATGCACGAATTATCAGACATAGTCTACAGTTCAAAAAAGGTGGCCACCGTGATCCTGGGAGGAGGACTCCCCAAACACTACGCCCTGGCCTCCAACATCTTAACCGGTGGAGTGGATGCTGCTATACAGGTGACCCTGGACCGCAGTGAAGCCGGCAGCCTGGGAGGAGCACCCCTGGAAGAGGCCAAATCATGGGCCAAGGCCAAATGCGGATCCAAACTGGTGACTGTAATTGGAGATGCCACCATAATATTCCCCCTCATGGTGGCCGGAGCCCGGGAAAAACTAGATAAATAG
- a CDS encoding CBS domain-containing protein, producing the protein MLTSVQKEILQSLINLYRNSEGMSVKGEEIAELMNRNPGTIRNQMQSLRSLGLVKGVPGPRGGYKPTIKAYHTLNIQDTDKKSLVPIYKDGEPVRDISVAKIEFTSIPHPGECEAAIKAVGNIKTLDLGDKIRVGPTPVNKLVVDGVVVGRDDMDNILLLDTTGIRSIPKRRVMDVATPNLITLDGLTTIRDAARVLSTNNIEGAPVMDDGEVRGMVTLSDISRALAEAREDMKVVDIMTKKAITVDEDVVIADAIELMNKKHIGRLIVVDKAGKAQGIVTRTDLLDKIAGLK; encoded by the coding sequence ATGCTTACATCAGTTCAGAAGGAAATACTACAGAGTCTCATAAATTTATACCGCAACTCAGAAGGAATGTCCGTTAAAGGGGAAGAAATAGCTGAGTTGATGAACCGTAACCCTGGAACCATCCGTAATCAGATGCAATCCCTCCGGAGCTTGGGCCTGGTCAAAGGAGTCCCCGGACCCCGTGGGGGTTACAAACCAACCATCAAGGCATACCACACCCTCAACATCCAGGACACCGACAAAAAGAGTCTGGTGCCCATATATAAAGATGGAGAACCAGTCAGGGATATTTCCGTGGCCAAAATAGAATTCACCAGCATCCCCCACCCGGGGGAATGTGAAGCAGCTATCAAGGCCGTGGGAAACATTAAAACCCTGGATCTGGGTGATAAGATACGGGTAGGTCCCACACCAGTAAACAAACTGGTGGTGGATGGAGTGGTAGTAGGCCGGGATGACATGGACAACATACTCCTCCTGGACACCACTGGAATCCGCAGTATCCCCAAAAGAAGAGTAATGGATGTAGCCACACCCAATCTCATAACTCTGGACGGATTAACCACCATCCGAGACGCTGCCCGGGTTTTATCCACCAACAACATAGAAGGCGCCCCCGTAATGGATGACGGGGAAGTCAGGGGAATGGTAACTCTCTCCGATATCAGCCGAGCCCTGGCTGAGGCACGGGAAGATATGAAAGTAGTGGATATAATGACCAAAAAAGCCATCACCGTGGACGAAGATGTGGTCATTGCCGACGCCATTGAACTCATGAACAAAAAACACATTGGTCGTTTAATTGTGGTGGACAAGGCAGGAAAGGCACAGGGCATTGTAACCCGTACTGATCTCCTGGATAAAATCGCCGGACTAAAATAA
- a CDS encoding SHOCT domain-containing protein, with protein MTKPEEQAISLPCNHNSKYGTVTLKDEGVCIILRSNNPFADDSKSELIKYQDILSVRYDKGFTLSRWPKLYIETTTFSKKIGINVTDRDLLKQFVDKLNSRILEVKTSEVKTQEIPEQTLAEKLKEAKELLDIGALSQEEFDEIKQRYLKDF; from the coding sequence ATGACTAAACCCGAAGAACAAGCTATTAGTTTGCCGTGTAACCATAATTCGAAATATGGTACGGTCACCTTAAAAGATGAAGGAGTTTGCATTATATTAAGAAGTAACAATCCTTTTGCAGATGATTCAAAGAGTGAACTAATTAAATATCAAGATATATTAAGTGTTCGTTATGATAAAGGGTTTACCTTATCCAGATGGCCCAAATTATACATTGAAACTACCACATTTTCTAAAAAGATTGGTATAAATGTCACTGACCGTGACTTGTTAAAACAGTTTGTGGATAAGTTGAATTCTCGTATTTTGGAGGTTAAAACTTCTGAGGTTAAAACTCAAGAGATACCTGAACAAACTTTGGCGGAGAAATTAAAAGAGGCTAAAGAACTATTGGATATTGGAGCTCTCAGTCAGGAAGAATTCGATGAAATTAAACAGAGATATTTAAAAGATTTTTAA
- a CDS encoding 5'-methylthioadenosine/S-adenosylhomocysteine nucleosidase, whose product MSLEELDIIYHENTRFKEDVELIKNYIKEAHMDYGDLISIDHIAAFTGRKKHELEQIFKLGSNDGLFELSLVYFCNGYPIGEIGGTIPPFEICCDICGKEHIVTEDDIKNSYKILFETKLKEKEITNKKDVVEKEINIDFGIITAIKPELDAVKKLINLERVDVGVRTYYIGSVNSDSKLYNIIVVKSPKAGSNDSAAVTADLIRDWDPNFIIKIGIAGGYKGDVKLGDVVISDQIFVYDYTKELDNISKIRPEVFRSDFRLINLIDNFEWNNDGLNESKHIIAPIATGNKLIRSEKIWHDIRENVHDKICALEMEGGGIATVAYQQKVHKGVLIISGISDYGDCDKDNNWHNYSSNIAAKFFFDFIKNNSSL is encoded by the coding sequence ATGTCATTGGAAGAATTAGACATCATCTACCATGAAAATACTCGATTTAAGGAAGATGTTGAATTAATTAAGAATTATATTAAAGAAGCACATATGGACTATGGGGATTTAATAAGTATTGATCACATCGCTGCGTTTACAGGTCGTAAAAAACATGAACTAGAACAAATATTCAAACTAGGATCAAATGACGGTTTGTTCGAGTTGTCATTGGTTTACTTCTGTAATGGATACCCAATTGGAGAGATAGGAGGGACTATTCCTCCATTTGAAATTTGTTGTGATATTTGCGGTAAAGAACATATTGTCACCGAAGATGATATAAAAAACAGCTACAAAATACTGTTCGAGACCAAATTAAAGGAAAAAGAAATAACAAATAAAAAAGATGTTGTTGAAAAGGAAATAAATATTGATTTTGGAATAATTACTGCAATTAAACCCGAATTAGATGCTGTTAAGAAATTAATTAATCTGGAACGAGTCGATGTTGGAGTTCGCACATATTATATTGGAAGTGTCAATTCAGATTCTAAATTATATAACATAATAGTTGTAAAATCACCAAAGGCAGGTAGTAATGATTCAGCTGCTGTTACTGCAGATCTAATAAGAGATTGGGACCCAAATTTTATAATTAAAATTGGTATTGCAGGGGGATACAAAGGAGATGTAAAACTTGGTGACGTGGTTATCTCAGATCAGATATTCGTATATGATTACACCAAAGAGCTTGATAACATATCCAAAATACGACCAGAAGTTTTTAGATCTGACTTTAGACTAATCAACTTGATTGATAATTTTGAATGGAATAATGATGGACTTAATGAATCAAAACACATTATAGCCCCCATAGCAACAGGGAATAAATTAATTAGATCAGAAAAAATCTGGCATGACATCCGTGAAAACGTGCATGATAAAATTTGTGCTTTAGAAATGGAAGGTGGAGGAATCGCTACAGTTGCATATCAACAAAAAGTTCATAAAGGGGTTTTAATTATTAGTGGCATTTCAGATTATGGTGATTGTGATAAAGATAACAATTGGCATAACTACAGCTCGAATATTGCAGCAAAATTCTTTTTCGATTTCATTAAAAATAATTCATCACTTTAA
- the pyrF gene encoding orotidine-5'-phosphate decarboxylase, with protein sequence MEVKNKIILALDVLSMDQARELLDEISDYLDTIKIGYPLVLAEGLEAVTQVKEEYQCKIITDFKVADIPATNQKIADVTFQAGADALIVHGFVGPDSVGSCVESAEKYGKEVFLLTEMSHPGASQFLQPVSMDIARMGVEMGIQNYVGPSTRLDRLEKIRSIIGKDSFLISPGVGTQGGDPRDTLKFADALIIGRSIYLAPDPVESLESIIDSIEF encoded by the coding sequence ATGGAGGTTAAAAACAAGATAATACTGGCTCTGGATGTCCTCAGCATGGACCAGGCCAGGGAATTACTGGATGAAATTAGTGACTACTTGGACACCATTAAAATTGGTTATCCTCTGGTTTTAGCCGAGGGTCTGGAAGCGGTAACCCAGGTGAAAGAAGAATACCAGTGTAAGATCATCACTGACTTCAAGGTGGCGGATATACCGGCTACCAACCAGAAGATCGCCGATGTGACTTTCCAGGCTGGTGCCGATGCCCTTATTGTGCACGGCTTTGTGGGGCCGGATAGTGTGGGCAGCTGTGTGGAATCTGCTGAAAAGTATGGTAAGGAGGTTTTTCTCCTGACAGAAATGTCACATCCTGGTGCATCCCAGTTCCTGCAGCCAGTTTCCATGGACATAGCCCGTATGGGGGTGGAGATGGGTATCCAGAACTATGTTGGTCCTTCCACTCGCCTGGACCGTCTGGAAAAAATTAGAAGTATCATTGGGAAGGATTCATTCCTCATATCCCCGGGTGTGGGTACTCAGGGAGGAGACCCCCGGGATACCCTTAAATTTGCTGATGCACTGATTATTGGCCGGAGCATATACCTAGCCCCGGACCCGGTAGAGTCCCTTGAGTCCATCATAGATTCTATTGAATTTTAG
- a CDS encoding dienelactone hydrolase family protein: MANIVIFHSVLGLRRGIIEAAEMLEDKGHNVLTPDLYNGETFDDMEQALQKFEEIGIAEMVSRTISSVKDFPSETVYAGFSNGGTSAELLAGTKPGAKGCILFHAALPLNMIGIERWPSSVPVQVHYAAKDPWKNQQFIDEFSKSIHQSGASYEYFEYPVTGHLFTDPDSQDYNRKSSELLWQRAIQFLQDIK; this comes from the coding sequence ATGGCAAATATAGTAATCTTTCATTCGGTTTTAGGGCTTCGAAGGGGAATAATTGAAGCTGCAGAAATGTTAGAAGATAAAGGACACAATGTTCTCACTCCAGATCTTTATAATGGTGAAACATTTGATGATATGGAACAAGCACTCCAAAAATTTGAGGAAATTGGAATCGCAGAAATGGTGTCTCGTACTATTTCTTCAGTTAAAGATTTTCCCAGTGAAACAGTTTATGCTGGATTTTCGAATGGAGGAACGTCGGCTGAGTTACTTGCTGGAACAAAGCCGGGTGCCAAGGGATGTATTTTATTTCACGCTGCTTTACCTCTTAATATGATTGGTATTGAACGGTGGCCATCCAGTGTCCCTGTTCAGGTTCATTATGCAGCTAAAGATCCGTGGAAAAATCAACAATTTATCGATGAATTTTCAAAGAGCATTCATCAATCTGGCGCCAGTTATGAATATTTTGAGTATCCTGTCACAGGACACCTGTTCACTGACCCAGATTCACAAGATTACAACAGAAAATCATCTGAATTGTTATGGCAACGGGCAATACAGTTTTTACAGGATATTAAATAA
- a CDS encoding TRAM domain-containing protein: protein MFGNDYGRDERENSSPINEGEEYDVKIEDLGRDGDGITRIEGFVVFVSGAKVGDEVKIKVNSVRRNFGFAEIVE from the coding sequence ATGTTCGGAAATGATTACGGAAGAGATGAAAGGGAAAATTCCTCCCCTATTAACGAAGGGGAAGAATACGATGTTAAAATTGAAGATTTAGGTAGAGATGGTGACGGCATTACTCGTATAGAAGGGTTTGTTGTTTTCGTTTCAGGAGCTAAAGTTGGAGATGAAGTTAAAATCAAAGTGAACTCCGTCAGGAGAAACTTCGGTTTTGCAGAAATTGTAGAATAA
- the bsh gene encoding choloylglycine hydrolase: MCTTFSIQTKEGNNFVGRNLDLAYNVNESPLILPRNYLLEDKVTGDMQTTNKAIIGIGAVIDDHPSMFDAMNENGLVCAGLNFEGFAHFEAKPVPGKTNITPYDFIYWVISNYDTIDEVKSALSNIDLVDVPLNDKTPVPTLHWMIADKTGASIVVEKTKEKLAVFDNPVGVMTNQPTFDWHLMNLNRYISISPNQPEPVKWSDQLLQIHGVGAGTLGLPGDSHSVTRFVRIAYARAHMPVLEDDISAVTQCMHMLDSVKMVKAGVLTEGMAEKTTYSACMDQENGIYYYKNYENNRINAVDMHKEDLDGDELIKCQYLTTQDINYQN; the protein is encoded by the coding sequence ATGTGTACGACCTTTAGTATACAAACCAAAGAGGGGAATAATTTTGTTGGACGAAATTTGGACTTGGCATATAATGTAAATGAATCTCCCCTAATTCTTCCGAGAAATTACCTGTTGGAAGATAAAGTTACCGGAGATATGCAAACGACCAACAAAGCTATTATTGGCATTGGGGCTGTAATTGACGACCATCCTTCCATGTTTGATGCCATGAATGAAAATGGATTAGTCTGTGCTGGTCTGAATTTTGAAGGATTCGCACATTTTGAAGCAAAACCAGTACCTGGTAAAACAAATATCACACCTTACGACTTCATTTACTGGGTAATCTCCAACTACGATACAATTGATGAAGTTAAAAGTGCTCTTTCTAACATAGATTTAGTAGATGTGCCCTTAAATGACAAGACACCAGTTCCCACACTCCACTGGATGATAGCTGATAAAACTGGTGCGTCAATTGTAGTTGAAAAAACTAAAGAGAAACTTGCAGTTTTTGATAACCCTGTGGGAGTAATGACCAATCAACCAACCTTTGACTGGCATTTAATGAATCTAAACAGATACATATCTATTAGTCCTAATCAACCAGAACCAGTCAAGTGGAGTGACCAATTATTGCAGATTCATGGTGTTGGAGCGGGTACTCTGGGACTTCCCGGAGATTCTCATAGCGTTACAAGATTTGTGAGAATTGCCTATGCTAGAGCTCATATGCCAGTTCTGGAGGATGATATCAGTGCCGTGACCCAGTGTATGCACATGCTGGACTCTGTAAAAATGGTTAAAGCTGGGGTTTTAACAGAGGGAATGGCAGAAAAAACAACATATTCTGCTTGTATGGACCAGGAAAACGGCATCTATTATTACAAAAATTATGAAAATAACCGAATAAATGCCGTTGATATGCATAAAGAAGACTTGGATGGCGACGAATTAATAAAATGCCAGTATCTAACAACACAGGATATAAATTATCAAAATTAG